One genomic window of Panicum hallii strain FIL2 chromosome 6, PHallii_v3.1, whole genome shotgun sequence includes the following:
- the LOC112898469 gene encoding uncharacterized protein LOC112898469 isoform X2, producing MLGGPSIFSSLLPPALPCPARLPSFQAPLTAATAAGTRRIPGSGRVGAASGRRSDSGRAGSVVAAGFHTVAGESTACASSSPVVSTASSPAISPRASLPPSSLFERPRQQARGIRGGGCAGAAAASEQRLPSPPTLLPSSSTREQWRVGGSNSGRLGPAAAGTQRAVGVTATQSRRCDAQAEAGTFSGPGRRGPGGGGGQGGGCCLNKIWKSTRR from the exons ATGTTGGGCGGCCCATCTATCTTCTCCAGTCTCCTCCCTCCGGCCCTGCCCTGCCCCGCGCGCCTCCCTTCCTTCCAAGCCCCTCTTACTGCGGCCACGGCGGCGGGCACACGCAGGATCCCCGGCAGTGGGCGGGTGGGAGCCGCGTCGGGCCGGCGCTCAGACAGTGGGCGTGCGGGATCCGTGGTGGCGGCCGGCTTTCATACGGTGGCCGGCGAGAGCACAGCATGCGCCTCCTCTTCCCCTGTAGTCTCCACCGCCTCTAGCCCTGCCATATCCCCGCGCGCCTcccttcctccttcctccctctTCGAGCGGCCACGGCAGCAGGCGCGCGGAATCCGCGGTGGTGGGTGCGCGGGAGCCGCGGCGGCCAGCGAGCAGCGCCTTCCCTCGCCGCCCActctcctcccttcttcctccacACGGGAGCAGTGGCGGGTAGGCGGGAGCAACAGCGGTAGGTTGGGACCAGCTGCGGCCGGCACGCAGCGGGCGGTCGGGGTTACGGCCACGCAGTCGCGGCGGTGCGATGCGCAGGCAGAGGCCGGCACG TTCtcggggccggggcggcgggggccgggcggcggcgggggccagGGCGGCGGCTGTTGCTTGAACAAAATATGGAAGTCTACGAGAAGATAA
- the LOC112898469 gene encoding uncharacterized protein LOC112898469 isoform X3, which yields MLGGPSIFSSLLPPALPCPARLPSFQAPLTAATAAGTRRIPGSGRVGAASGRRSDSGRAGSVVAAGFHTVAGESTACASSSPVVSTASSPAISPRASLPPSSLFERPRQQARGIRGGGCAGAAAASEQRLPSPPTLLPSSSTREQWRVGGSNSGRLGPAAAGTQRAVGVTATQSRRCDAQAEAGTICKIVLPDRSFAFYSWTTTHALS from the exons ATGTTGGGCGGCCCATCTATCTTCTCCAGTCTCCTCCCTCCGGCCCTGCCCTGCCCCGCGCGCCTCCCTTCCTTCCAAGCCCCTCTTACTGCGGCCACGGCGGCGGGCACACGCAGGATCCCCGGCAGTGGGCGGGTGGGAGCCGCGTCGGGCCGGCGCTCAGACAGTGGGCGTGCGGGATCCGTGGTGGCGGCCGGCTTTCATACGGTGGCCGGCGAGAGCACAGCATGCGCCTCCTCTTCCCCTGTAGTCTCCACCGCCTCTAGCCCTGCCATATCCCCGCGCGCCTcccttcctccttcctccctctTCGAGCGGCCACGGCAGCAGGCGCGCGGAATCCGCGGTGGTGGGTGCGCGGGAGCCGCGGCGGCCAGCGAGCAGCGCCTTCCCTCGCCGCCCActctcctcccttcttcctccacACGGGAGCAGTGGCGGGTAGGCGGGAGCAACAGCGGTAGGTTGGGACCAGCTGCGGCCGGCACGCAGCGGGCGGTCGGGGTTACGGCCACGCAGTCGCGGCGGTGCGATGCGCAGGCAGAGGCCGGCACG ATATGCAAAATAGTACTGCCGGATAGATCATTTGCCTTCTATAGCTGGAC GACTACTCACGCATTATCATGA
- the LOC112898237 gene encoding myelin transcription factor 1-like protein, with amino-acid sequence MASSSSASSGISIESETTREMTSEFDPTAAYEAYAPLHWDAEEWDFQAWLEDDESLTDDEDFQFLFDGELEDEDDDDDMSWEGNSSSEVEEVDDVSTEEDLAAGGFLHGGSEEDDEVDDDEETDGGSSYSGDGDRDDDSNDDGSDDDGDIGAAPLIKRCKQQDDPEPKNDDGSTFKFLPVAPVVLFGKNAPPLSKDDIVDVSSGQEQARQENLILETPENLVMTIDTLVNLQDLHELIVSSSAINPSQEKGLNLSELLSFDPASVGSAILEVDDHQPQPTGVEKELEDLKEKVRATERLIQDEKNLIARSKQEAKNLTAQLKSELADLGTLSR; translated from the exons ATGGCTTCCtcatcctctgcttcctccggcATCTCCATTGAATCCGAGACAACTCGAGAGATGACCTCGGAGTTCGATCCCACAGCTGCCTATGAGGCCTACGCTCCTCTGcactgggatgcagaggagtgggatttcCAGGCCTGgttagaggatgatgaatccctgaccgatGACGAAGACTTCCAGTTCCTCTTTGACGGGGAACTagaagatgaagatgacgacgacgacatgTCCTGGGAAGGGAACTCCTCCTCGGAGGTGGAAGAAGTCGATGATGTGTCGACCGAGGAAGACTTGGCAGCAGGAGGCTTCCTACATGGCGGgtcggaggaggacgacgaagtCGATGATGACGAAGAGACCGATGGTGGCAGCAGCTACAGCGGTGATGGCGATAGAGACGACGACAGCAACGATGACGGCAGCGACGATGACGGCGACATTGGCGCGGCCCCTTTGATCAAGCGCTGCAAG CAACAGGATGATCCAGAGCCtaagaacgatgatggctccactttcaagttcTTACCAGTTGCTCCTGTAGTCCTCTTCGGCAAGAACGCGCCTCCCCTCTCGAAG GACGATATTGTGGATGTTTCCAGCGGGCAAGAGCAAGCGCGCCAAGAGAACCTGATCCTGGAAACTCCAGAGAATCTTGTGATGACAATTGACACTTTGGTCAATCTCCAGGATCTTCATGAGCTGATTGTCTcctcatcggctatcaatcCTTCCCAGGAAAAG GGTTTAAACCTCTCAGAGCTGCTCTCATTTGACCCTGCATCCGTAGGCTCGGCCATACTTGAGGTTGATGATCATCAACCGCAGCCGACTGGTGTCG AGAAGGAACTGGAAGACCTCAAGGAGAAGGTTCGAGCAACCGAGCGGCTCATCCAGGATGAGAAAAACCTCATAGCCCGCTCTAAACAAGAAGCAAAGAACTTGACCGCCCAGCTGAAGTCAGAGCTTGCGGACTTGGGTACCCTGAGTCGGTAG
- the LOC112898469 gene encoding uncharacterized protein LOC112898469 isoform X1, giving the protein MLGGPSIFSSLLPPALPCPARLPSFQAPLTAATAAGTRRIPGSGRVGAASGRRSDSGRAGSVVAAGFHTVAGESTACASSSPVVSTASSPAISPRASLPPSSLFERPRQQARGIRGGGCAGAAAASEQRLPSPPTLLPSSSTREQWRVGGSNSGRLGPAAAGTQRAVGVTATQSRRCDAQAEAGTICKIVLPDRSFAFYSWTYVLYFVVDPNLHCVHFLPMLPNIA; this is encoded by the exons ATGTTGGGCGGCCCATCTATCTTCTCCAGTCTCCTCCCTCCGGCCCTGCCCTGCCCCGCGCGCCTCCCTTCCTTCCAAGCCCCTCTTACTGCGGCCACGGCGGCGGGCACACGCAGGATCCCCGGCAGTGGGCGGGTGGGAGCCGCGTCGGGCCGGCGCTCAGACAGTGGGCGTGCGGGATCCGTGGTGGCGGCCGGCTTTCATACGGTGGCCGGCGAGAGCACAGCATGCGCCTCCTCTTCCCCTGTAGTCTCCACCGCCTCTAGCCCTGCCATATCCCCGCGCGCCTcccttcctccttcctccctctTCGAGCGGCCACGGCAGCAGGCGCGCGGAATCCGCGGTGGTGGGTGCGCGGGAGCCGCGGCGGCCAGCGAGCAGCGCCTTCCCTCGCCGCCCActctcctcccttcttcctccacACGGGAGCAGTGGCGGGTAGGCGGGAGCAACAGCGGTAGGTTGGGACCAGCTGCGGCCGGCACGCAGCGGGCGGTCGGGGTTACGGCCACGCAGTCGCGGCGGTGCGATGCGCAGGCAGAGGCCGGCACG ATATGCAAAATAGTACTGCCGGATAGATCATTTGCCTTCTATAGCTGGACGTATGTATTATACTTTGTTGTCGATCCAAATCTACATTGTGTTCATTTTCTCCCCATGCTGCCGAACATAGCTTGA
- the LOC112897795 gene encoding kafirin PSKR2-like — protein MASKILALLVLLALSASAATAVLIPQSSLATTAATISQYIPPVTAVGFEHPIVQSYMLQQALASSIIPSALWQQQSSAYLTILSIMAQQQLQQLSPALNQLAMANPAANLQQQQLSQAINQVAVANTVAYSQQQMFPFNQLAIANSAAILQQQLLTLNPLAAVNPTAFLQQQQLLQLSQLAATNPQAYLQQPIVGSSIF, from the coding sequence ATGGCATCCAAGATACTTGCCCTCCTTGTGCTCCTTGCTCTTTCAGCAAGCGCGGCCACAGCGGTTCTTATCCCACAGAGCTCACTAGCTACTACCGCTGCCACTATTTCGCAGTACATCCCACCAGTGACTGCCGTTGGATTTGAACACCCAATTGTGCAATCCTACATGCTACAGCAGGCGCTAGCATCAAGCATCATACCATCAGCCTTGTGGCAACAGCAATCCTCAGCGTATTTGACAATACTGAGCATCATGGCACAGCAGCAACTGCAACAACTTTCGCCAGCACTCAATCAACTAGCCATGGCAAACCCTGCTGCCAACTTGCAACAACAGCAGCTTTCTCAAGCAATCAACCAAGTGGCTGTAGCTAACACTGTTGCCTACTCGCAGCAACAGATgtttccattcaaccaactagCTATTGCAAACTCTGCCGCCATcttgcagcagcagctgctAACATTGAACCCTCTGGCTGCGGTAAATCCCACTGCCTTcttgcaacaacaacaactgcTGCAATTGAGCCAACTGGCTGCGACAAACCCTCAGGCATACTTGCAGCAGCCCATTGTTGGCAGTTCCATATTCTAG